The Vicia villosa cultivar HV-30 ecotype Madison, WI linkage group LG1, Vvil1.0, whole genome shotgun sequence genome includes a region encoding these proteins:
- the LOC131631681 gene encoding agamous-like MADS-box protein AGL19, translated as MGLAGLLVSHLQCANDAVLLGRQMWAICGLLSINKTVERYQRKVKDLPISTKEIQDNTQNLKECDIITTNKLDQLEHCKRKLLVGDELDTCGIEELQQIENQLECSLSKIRARKEMYLLQENRCLHEKCGIEEGGCLSEQDMGLNTKSVQGGEVETELFIGRPGKQMH; from the exons ATGGGTTTGGCTGGGTTACTGGTGTCTCACCTTCAGTGCGCAAATGACGCGGTTCTTTTAGGGAGACAAATGTGGGCAATTTGTGGATTATTGAG TATAAACAAGACAGTGGAACGCTATCAACGGAAAGTTAAGGacttgcctatcagcaccaaagaaattcaagataaTACACAG AACCTAAAGGAATGTGATATCATTACAACGAATAAGTTGGATCAACTAGAACACTGCAAAAG GAAGCTGTTGGTGGGAGATGAATTGGATACATGTGGTATTGAAGAATTACAACAGATTGAAAATCAACTCGAATGCAGCTTAAGCAAAATTAGGGCAAGAAAG GAAATGTATCTACTTCAAGAAAATCGATGCTTACACGAGAAG TGTGGAATTGAAGAAGGTGGTTGTTTAAGTGAACAAGATATGGGACTAAATACAAAAAGTGTGCAGGGTGGGGAGGTGGAAACCGAATTGTTCATAGGACGACCTGGGAAACAAATGCACTGA